The Ptychodera flava strain L36383 chromosome 7, AS_Pfla_20210202, whole genome shotgun sequence DNA window TTTActtcattttttgaaatattcagtatCGAGGTTGTATTGTCATTTAAAATGCGAACGGGGCCGCTTTGGCTTTCAATAATCGTTGCTCCTGCAGAAAGCTTGTAATGGTCTAATTATAAGTGTGCTTTGCAGCGTCGAATGACCATTCAGTTTGAACGTGGGTGCCAGATGTCCTACCGgatacgcagaaactgcgtagtgaaagtttcatcaatgtgCAACAAGACAAGTATGTTACCACATTGATATGAATCTTCTCCAAGAAGTTGTTTCTTCTGAGGAAATCCCCCTGCCAGAGGTACCTGTAGATAGCAGTGTTTTCTTCGCCCCGACCGCAAACCCAGTGTAACATGGCGGCACCAGGTACTCGCTACTATTGACATGAGTGTCACGACTACGCCACCATTGAACCGATCATTAAAACAGTAAGTACTATACAGCAAAGATGCTAAGAAAAATTATGCCTACCTGACGTTACTAGGCTTGATGACAAAACTTTCCCTCCCACTGTATCTGTGGAGATCTGCACGTCGATAACTCTCGATAAGCAGCCTCTTTCCTACCTTGGTGTCTGAAAACATAAATTGTCGCAATATGCTTAAATATATGGCGGTACCTCAGTGTGTAAAATCATGTTGAAGCCTCTTTCGATGGCGGAAAAGTGTTATTTCTAGCCGTGAACTGAGAAATTCCCGGGCCTGTTAATGACATACCTGCTGGCCTGCGAAAATAGCCCTTCTTCATTTTGATGACGTCATGTTTCGTCTTATTGTGATAGCTTTCCACAATCTCCCTCACATCATCAGAATTCACGGGATAAAAATATTCATCGACATCTGCAAACGCTAGCCATTTAGCTCGGTCCTGgaaacaacatatcaaaaggACGTTCAGTTCGTTATACCTTGACTGTCAAAGTATCATGAGATACATAGTAGTGCCATGaaaaattttaaagtaagaGAACCATTCATCAGTATTAGATAGATAATTTACAGCAGTATGTAGGATTTGCCGTGTTAGACGACTACCGTAGGCACTATTTGATGAAAGAGTATATTTACAGCACATAAAAAATCAGTATTTCATTTGCGGGAAGAGACCAAATGCAGTGTATTATTTTGCTAATCCTCGCCTAAATGTATTCATTTCACTAAATTCCAGTCGATTTTAATACATAAGCACTAAATACTTTATGGTAATATTACACAATTGTCAGATAGACAAACCGATAATGAACAAGGGGATGTCGGATTTCATTCAGTAAGATCAGTAGTACTGTATAGCATTATCATTCTTGTACAGAGACAATAAAGAATGGTTGCTCTCTTTGATCGTCTCCTGTCATGGAGTGCGTATGTGTGTCGGTGTGTATCTCTGATTATCTCTTCAAGTTTATCTGTCCTTCTatgtccctctctctctctctctctctctctctctctctctcctcaaaCACACCGTGTTGTTTGTGCGTACATGTACGTGTAACTCTTCGGCAACGCTATCAACTGCTCTTTACATCTCACACATAGATGATATCAAGCCATCGGTCTATAAACTCTGCGTCTAGACCAAGTATTCCTTCAATGCAATATGCGAAGAAAATAACTCCTCTACCGCAATAACAAATAACAAGAGCCTTTCACTTTCATATATATACCTTGCTTCTGTAAAGGCAGTCGTTTCTCGCTGACAGGGACTGCAAATTCCTCGCCAGACGTGTCCAGGGTTGTGACATCCATGAGCGGACACTAACAATACCTTGTGATATGTAGTTCCTGTAAATATTACATAGACACCAAAGAAGACCGTATTTCCTTTAGCTCGCCGGTGTACTTTCACGATTGCAATATTCTTCACAGTGGCGAAAACAGATAAAAATGAATGAGGTtacaaagacacgaaaaatctaATAAAGGCCATCGTTTTATCTCCTGAAAGTTTGAATGAACAGTCGATGCTAAGAGTATTTTCATCTATTGTCTTTTCTTTAAACTTTTATATTACCTTTGTCTCACATAAGCATTTCGAAATACAAAGTATCATGGTTTAACGTCGTAGGGTATGGTTTGATGCTGAAGTTCCGAACGATCAAAGCGCCATCAACTTGAAAGTTGATTATCTCCTAACTGTGTAAGTATACAAATGACCTGACCTCCAATCTGAGTACATTTGTAACGAGTCAAAGGGAAACAAACCGAGAACGGAACCCTTTTGAACGGGTGTGAACCGTCGAGAGAAACACCAAGAGGTATAACTTACTTCAATTTGCTCGATAACTGGTCCCTCCTGCCGTTGGTTGTGTataggtaaaaatgttggaagCCAACCAACAAATGATATTCTAGCCATTCTGGTAAAATCAACCATTCCTGTAGTGTGTATTGGGAACggtattaaaaaaatatgaatacgCTGTATATTTATGATTAAACgaataacattcaacaatatagCAATTTCTGATCTTTTTATGAAGGAttagactttgttcaagtctggGATTTGTGAATATTGGAGTGGGTTGGaggcaatgatttgtgttctgttttcatatgaacttGTGAGTGGGGTGCAATTAGCGCAATGGATTGGGTGTATGCGATACAGGGGAGTTGCATACGGAATCATATTCAGGCAGAAAGTAGCTcgctactgcgcagactcaaaggtaacacgTTCGATCACGAGAAACCAGACATGggctgtcaaatttcaaataggttCGTAAGGAGATAACAATTTACAAGAGAAACTGTTgaaaatgattaaatattttaaaaattcgcCGACTTGACCAAAGTCTCATTGAGATTGGAAAAGTGACAAAAGATATGCCGCTTCCATAATAGTGTCGGACAATAAATTCCACACAATACCTTGTACTATAAGTGTTACTAAATGGATATAAATTACGCCGGTAGGCTTTGATCTTGGAAATTCAACAGTCTGAGGTTTTTCTACTTTGAAAGTCCACCAATTTCGCTTCTTCCAAGTTGCTTATTGATGACGCGGTAGGTAGCCAAAGAAACTTTGCATGTCTGTCTCGGTGTTTTGCTCCCTTCTCTCTCTCCCTAtcccctcccccctctctctctacATTGCACACAGTCaacatttcacaaaacaatGACTGTGAGGAATGAACTTGAATTTTAACGAAGTAAGCTACCAGTAAAACTGAACGACGTATGGTTTCAACGTCTACATACTATTTCGCCAACACGATATCTGTCATATTGATTGACATTTTTGTTTCCATACTTtattggttgaaatattgccTTTGACAGTATGGAAATACTACAAATACAATAACCTTTACCTCTTCTGTCACTGGCGGGGCGCATATTGCCAACTGATCGTGTTGTCTCTTCGCTGGAACACACCCTTTAAGAGAAGCGATGATCCTAAATTCGCTGAAGAttgacaaaaaaggaaaaaataaggTAAAACAAGAAGATTATAAATTTTAATTGCAGCACATGGGTACTAGGCATAAGTACTGTTATGAAAATATGTTAAACCCGTCATGAACACGGTCGTCTCTGTGGCGCAATCGGTTAGCGCGTTCGGCTGTTAACCGAAAGGTTGGTGGTTCAAGCCCACCCAGGGACGTACATTTGGAAGTCTTTTGTGAGTGAGATGAGATATTGCCTATgttttttaggttttttgaTAACTGTTGTCACAAGCTATGTATGGCCATAGGAGTGCAATTGAGGAAAACCTGCGCCAGACGGCCAGGTGCAAGCCTGTCATTCAAATATGGTCCTTAATAACAACTATACTTCGCTCGTCATTATATTTAGTACGCATCGCCAACCCTTTGACGTAAAACTATAAAGCGCCGTTGGAACACTTCCATTCCGAAGACAGTTGTTATTTGGCACTGCAGTTGGTCAAGTATTAGTCATTTCCATTCAGCAAGAAGTAGAATTAGTATTTTGTTCTTCGTAAATCATTTTATCACCTACTTGTTACATCTCTTTTGATTCTTACACCGTAATAGACCGCCTAATGAACGTAATACACGAACAGTTTGTGGTACATACATATCGTATACACCGCAAACATTTGGCCAAACTACCGCTTACGCGGTTGACGGGAAATTGAGATTTCAGAAAGGTGCACCAATCGCGTAATATAACTGCGTGTATATGTCATCATTTAGTAACTGGACTTTCAAATAAAACGCATCCTCTCACTTTTCAAGTCATGGTACGCTTCCAACATAATTATGTTCTCTAGGGGGCGCTCTTCTCACGGAATCCGTGGCTTTGgacatttgtacatttttgctTCTTTCTTATTTTGCTCATTTATATTTTGGCAGACATGAAGCTTCTTGTTGATGGCACTTACATATGTTATCACACTCACATTATTAATGAATCTAAGAAACTGGTGCTATATTGAAATCGATGTTAAAAGATTAAAGTtgctgaaaatcaaattttttactCACCGTTTAATTGTCTTTTTTGTCGCTCTTTTATACCTCACAAGCCATACATTGACACATAGTGGAATAGTCATGCTGCTTTCCGctgtcaaacaaaattttaatagcgCGTGTATGCCGAGAAATTATAAAGTCAACAGTATTACATTAAACCGAATGAACGAAAAGCTTGTCTGGTGCTATCGCACCCTCCGTCAGGACACACAGTGTAATGACAGTAATAAGCTCAACCACAAAATGTAATACGTGTAAAACGGTAAACAATAAATATAACAACATAGACTGAAGTCCATAAAGCCGTCGTTGTTTTAGGATTCTCAACTCGCGTTTGCCAACTTGAAGATGGTAAGCTCGTCacagaattttgttttttatcggATGATCTGGTCAAAGTCTCGCCATTTATCAACATATTTTGGCATTGTTTAGGTTGAAAACTCCGCATGACATGGATTGTGACGTAGACGCTTTACTAATATGACGAAGTGTCCATATTCACACTGTTACTCACGTTGAAAACAATTTGCTTCGATCAAACAATGATTGTGAAAGGGTCAAACATACAAGCACGACCTGATTTCAACTTCAAGTCTCCACAAGGTTCAAAATTCGTGAACTAAAGGACATAGACAATGACTTACCATATTCAGTAATAAAACAATCGTGCATATACCGTGGAAGGTGACAACTCAGTACTCGGACATCTCCGCTAAGGTAATAGGATTGAAATGAATATAAAAAAGACAGTAAATATCCAAAAACGTGACGTGTCAGGGATTTTTGTTCtaaagtaaattttaaaaataagaatTCAAAAACTAGGATATTTAACAAACTATCGTATTTTTGTAAGAAAATGAttacgctctctctctctctctctctctctctctctctctctctctctctctctctcacacacacacacacaacacacacacacacacacacacacacacacacacacacacagaaagtaATTCCGGATCCGAACAGACAAAGTCTTGTTATGAATTCAGACATTGCTAAAAAGTTTGGTTGAATGGTTTGGTAGTGCACACGTTTTAGGCTTGCACACTTGCAGCGTTGGAAAAAGTTTTTCGTCAGTGTCGCATTCATATGCGCAGAAATAAAATTGTAGACATTTTTCTACATTGAAATATATCTTGCTTTTTAGAGTAGAATATAGTTTAATACAATCAAAGCTGCAATTATCGCCCCTTTCAATTCTTTAGAAATAGTACCTACTCCAATTAATAATATAAATTCAAAGAACATTGAATTGATATCCTCACCCGTCCATGTCGGAGGTTGATGAAACTTTCCACTGTCTGCCATCAGAATACAAACATGCAAGCCCTGATGCTGGAAATGAGGTTTAGAAGACACTTCTAATGAAAATGATAAGCTGTCATTTAGGAAATATGATATGATCGACTGAAAAGTAACATTCAATGATCAAATGAAGGTGGGTGAATGAATGCTTAAAATGCACTCAATCtgaaatctgaaaataaattatgtatAGTATTTCTGTAAAAGAACATCTAATTACCGAAGTTTGCTCTCACTGTCTACAAAGTGTAGATAAAGGGACTTTATCTGTAACCATATTATTTTTCCGTCTAGAAAAcaagtattttttcagaaagtattttgaaatacaggAACTAGCCTTGCCAACACAATGCACTGCGTGCAACCtactttgttattgttgactacTGAAATGTAAGTCCAGATTGCAATTCAGTTGTTATTCTTCATATAAAACGAAATGATGtgaaatatatcacattttacttttaatagcgcttaaaggtatacagtcaactataatctaaatatgcccataaatggtcaaaggggcgttctttAGTATTCAAATTGCCCATGTGACGgcgctgtttttttaaaaaaatggccacccgcttaaaatctgtgattggttagattttctctttccatggtaactgtggcaaatttggaacaggtgacagtatacctttaaagtggcactcccatttggtaacatttttaaaacacatttttttagtgccaacggtcgatatttgacgtggcgactgcgcgcggatcgcgagatatcgataaaaacatgtcttcaaaaaagtaaaagtttgaattccggtggcccacctgaattcagcttccgaacatcgaacgttcggcactggggccactgtcaactaagctatggagtacgagtctacactgacgctgctgtacgccacagtaccacttgcctcggtgatcggtcatgccccgtgggagaaagctgagtcttactgactttgtgataaaactaaaaacaatttttgctgattccaccagaattcgcataggtgactagcccagttacgtgcggttgatacatagcggccatcgcgtggtatgcatatatgcatacaaCGCGCGGCCAACCACaggtactgtgtggcagacgacaaaatgtagtcatcggaggcggctaatatttaacacgtaaaaacttatgtttatgtggtattggttaaaaatatggtcaaaggggcgttctttgtgaaaaatacgctcaggaaatgacatgtttttatcgatatctcgcgatctgcgagcagtcgccacgtcaaatatcgaccgttggcattaaaaaatgtgttttaaaaatgttaccaaatgggagtgcctctttaagggtTGACGAGTTTGACAACGAACAGCGCCAAGAGAGTACGAGCCACTTGTCTTACTTGACGAGTCCATTCTCGATCTTACGTTTTTATCAACGTAAAGTCCTTTGCTGTTTTTGTCAATGGTGATGAAGTATACGTTTGAGTCCCTGAAAGAAAAGACGTAtgaatttgaaagaacttaGTAGGACTACGGCGTAATGTAAATGACAAACTGTTCACAGTTTGTCATTTACAGCAACAAAGAACCCTGCGAGTCTTGATAAAAAAAGAAGTTGAAAGTCACTTCAAAAAGCTAAAGGGCTAAGGTGATATGAATAGGTTTTTAATCCATTCATAGCAGCtcgaaaaaaagaaaaccataTAAGGTGTACCGAAAAGCATGCCATTATGACTTTCATGCCTCGTATATTGCTTAAGCAGAGGACAGAATTTTAGGTAAAAAGTAAAACCAATGAAAGGCGTTCTTGTTGACTAAAAAGCGGCTTGAAAGGAAAGCACTTGCTTTGAAGAAAGGTTTGTAAGAAACAAAGCAGAGAAGAAACCACTAATTGCAGAGTTAACaagatttgaactaatttgggcgaattttatctacacatttttcaaatttcttaaaagtgttaggtgccctatagctgaatgctCACGTTTTCAAATTAAGCCAGTATTGCTTCATCatgcaattatcccaaattagttccaatagtgtgAGTTAGACAAAGTCATGGAGTATGTGACAAGTGGCGGCAACGCTGAGAAGCTACAAAGTGACCAAGGACTAGCAGACAGAAAGTCATGATCGGGGCGGAGGCAGCGACCGGTATGTGAAGACAGACAAGGcaataaatctttattggcaatacatatcgcagtcaaacgtattaaaataaaatcaaccgTAGCAAGAAAAACCCTGTGCTGACACCCCATCCCcaacccctggggacggactttTATGCTTTCCCCTATGAACAAACCATTAATTCGGAAATGCGAAAACAACAGTACAAAGAGAAATTAGTTTAAAGAAACACTAAAACCACATGTTTTAAGTTCCCAAGGGAGGGACGATGGAAACATAAAGAGTCGTGCTTGTATCATCAAAAATCTGTGAAGAATTACAGACGGGGTAAAAGTGAATTCCTGCCTTAAACTTACTTGACACTGATAACCGTGCTCACAATGTACAGCGACATGTCCAAGGTAAAACTTGGCAGCGCAGTCTGATAATtataagaaaagaaaaatagaaaGCAGTGTCATTGTCTAGGTATTGAAATTTACTGTTTGGTTTtagaatgtaaatatttttagcAATTTCATAGTTCTAATCTACCAAAATGTATTCAATTGGCAAAAATAATATCAGACAGCGGAAAATATCTGTCGTACTAAGTCAGGATACGCACAGGTTACTGAAATCTAAAAATAgaacaatttttaatatttgtataaaagCTGCGTGGACTAATTTCTATTGTTTTGGcttgaaaatttctgaaattttcagatttagaaGAGCCTGATTtcattaattactaatttgtttttatgacagCCGAaatgctattttttcagaacatgGACGATGGCGTTCTCATTTGAATTTTGGACAGTAAAGACGGGGCAATATATACCGTGACGGTCTCATTCTATATTTTTTAGAGAAAATAGTTTATATTTGCATCGAGCATGCTATGAGAAGGTGCACTACGCACAACAAaagctgaaattttgggtgACAGAAATGCACGCTGCAGCCTCGTTGCTTCGTTTCCATTAGAAAATGTGAGTGCGCCCTCCTGCGAGCTAAGTCGGGTAAAGCGAAGTTGTATGCAGCCACTGTTGACTCCTTCGTCGCACATACAGGGGCGTACCTATCCATGTGCCGCTACTCTTCGCATCACTGAAACCAATACGCGTCAGGAAAAAGGAAACATAATGTTTCTCTCAGATAAGGTCATACTTCATCCGGCAGCGAATGGGTAGAGTATGAAGTTACAGTAATTACCATAGCAAGAAATAAACAAGCCAAAACCTTTCAATTTATGTTGATAGTTCGACTTATAAATGGAACCGGCgcataaaatgataaaatctaTGCCTTCTCTGTGTTAGAAATTAAAGGTGAATGGCCAGTGGCTTATCACATTAGATCACACGGCGATAAAAACCTACAAAAGGCAGATATTGCGTGTCAAAAACTATACTCACGCTGTTCTTGTGGGTTAAAAAGTCCAGGTTTTCGTCACAAATTAGTTAACAATGTTTAAGTCAAGGTGGTGGAATTTGGAGGATCAAGAGTTTGCTTTCCACTTTGTAATCATGTGATTACAAATGACACAGCTTGTTGTGGTTGGTTAGATTTATATTTGAACAGCTGTATGGATTCCGCAAGGCCAAGGCTGTGATGCCATTGTACGGTATGGAGTATACTGTACGTATTTGTGACGGTTTGGTTCATATATCAAGTGAATCAAATAAATCGCAAAATAAAATAACTATATTTATTACTGATATCGACAAATTTCTCTGCCAGATATCAAACATGGCCGAACAGAGAATCCcaaattcatgaaacaaaaaaaaagagcGCCTCGTTCATTTTCTGTATCTCACATTAATATTAGGTCTTTAAacaaaactttgatgattttcgtCTTCTATATGAAGATCTAATACATTCTGATTTTACAATCATCGGGTTTCAGAGGTCTGGAGCATACCATACCCAAAACATTTTTCCATAAATGGGTATTCTTTTGAATTTAATTGTCGTGATGATATCAGAGGTGGGGGTGTTGGAGCATATATTGCTTCTTCATTAAAATACAAAGTGCTGCAAGCCAACGTGGTCCATGCAGAGTCACTTTGGATAGAGACAGTTATTGGGAACCACAAGGTTATTGTGGGAATCGTCTATAGACGTCCGaatacaaatttgaaagagTTCCAGAGTAATCTACTTGAAGTGCTTGACAAATTTAAGATCAATAGGTTGGGGTGTATTCTGATCGGGATTTTAATATCGATCTCAATGATCCAAACATCAATTCAGAGATGTTCCTTTCTAGTATGAATTGCATGGGGTTACATCAATTGATTGCTTCTCCAACTAGAATTACAAACATATCACGCACATTAATTGATCATATTTATACTAATTTGTGTTCCAACTCAATCAACACTGGTACAATCTTAACAGATGTCAGTGATCACTTACCTGTATTTGCGATTTTTGATTTATGTAATCTTCAATCAAAGTATGTACGGATAGTTTATAGAAATTATAAGAATTATGGTAAGGAATTATTTGTAAGTAGTCTTGAA harbors:
- the LOC139136653 gene encoding uncharacterized protein: MPSRQHRVKDLRINETMENLMPDLNYSPGAFSCYPASSLADYNIEQTALPSFTLDMSLYIVSTVISVKDSNVYFITIDKNSKGLYVDKNVRSRMDSSTSGLACLYSDGRQWKVSSTSDMDGGDVRVLSCHLPRYMHDCFITEYAESSMTIPLCVNVWLVRYKRATKKTIKREFRIIASLKGCVPAKRQHDQLAICAPPVTEEEWLILPEWLEYHLLVGFQHFYLYTTNGRRDQLSSKLKNYISQGIVSVRSWMSQPWTRLARNLQSLSARNDCLYRSKDRAKWLAFADVDEYFYPVNSDDVREIVESYHNKTKHDVIKMKKGYFRRPADTKVGKRLLIESYRRADLHRYSGRESFVIKPSNVSLINMQSDDITPATVNGHVSVNATTIRVNHYRSDYSNGSQLDSGMKRFIPRVKIHIRRRSDQCRQQ